A region of Massilia sp. WG5 DNA encodes the following proteins:
- a CDS encoding Hpt domain-containing protein: protein MNHSSSLPPIPSKPVAPFDTGPLSWVIGEIRDALERSAKALQDAAGRSVEAQPTLLLHAKTHLHQAHGALQMVDVEGVDRFTGAAEQALDRFKDGALAISSENAAVVAEAYQALVEYLEELLAGQARQQPVRLFPYYRALQELLGAERVHPGEMLVLDANAALPLPAGEAEAPDLAACRARFEKALLPFLKSGSTDAAAEMRNALAPIAQAQREARPHAFWLAMQTVADLAAHGQLAGDIYLKQLLGQINLQLRRLVQGHTSLPEAMLRDALFFVAQAAEPGADVPADDARLLRDAYGLEGQVPRDYLERRYGRIDREALKDAKEALAQTKEGWDRIASADVPVLEAGFDASLARLAGASDKLGAPQLAQLLRELGEAARRALSGGGSDRFSVEMAAAMLFVEHGLDQVRHLPEDFGQHAQAVGQRLLALAQGETPPETPVWQGELARELQQGQTVAVLAGEIRTGLRQVEKLIEEYYANPAHDEAGKQALEQADPLLHQLQGALAILDQDQAVRACAHVRERVRALAAGEADDAARARVLENLARNVGALGFFIDALAQNPETARSRFRFDAEAQLFRELPFDAQAGEAQAAEAPMEQGMPAADAVAPPAAELPAAAPEAAADAAVEAELLEIFIAEAHEVLEVVAATLPAAHASPDSQETLTRLRRSFHTLKGSGRMVGLEQFAHAAAAIEKTMNLWLAESRAATPDLLALLDHAHAELSAWVAELAAGQHPARTGEALAAAAERVQEGGAFAPVAEAEVEAEPAAPAPEPAREETLPPNVLAFPLAEENLKRIGGLEIPLPLYNIYLGETEDLIAALANDFAQWREEPLRGVSAQALKASHTLGGTSATVGFHALREIAFALEEALQVATPPLGEEQHQLLDETVERVRIMRQVFSLGELAPAQPELLARLQALRDELGRKKADSVFDGADAELAQRLDALFAATYDSILADPPLPAGALPLSLEQAQPDAPAPGLRAAEPQPVDPAVAAVDDLFDSYFDDPFDAPSLEQAVAPAPEPEPEPEPEPEPAAEPAAEAIREAPDVAAPEPEPEPSLEPAPEPVLATEPVFTDELDPDLLPVFMEEAADLLPQIGKDLRQWQQDPAENTVAHGLLRALHTVKGSARMAGAMRLGQHTHALETQIENMLHAGTTSPAAFDELLANYDQALLLFEQLQQPDGQAAMPAAPHAPAAEAPQQDRRQQDVRAPLVRVRADILDRLVNQAGEVSITRSKLETQVGSLKSALADFSDNLGRLRRQLREVEMQAESQIASRLSIAGEREFDPLEFDRFTRLQELTRMMAESVNDVASFHEGLSRTVDVAVDDLAAQSRLTRELQRDLMRVRMVPFASLSERLFRVARQTAKETDKRVNLDIRGGAVEIDRSVLERMAAPFEHLLRNAIVHGIEARARRVESGKPETGELLVQVSQQGNEVQIRFADDGAGLDLERIRAKGAAAGLLGAGESASEPEVADLIFEPGFSTADALTELAGRGVGMDVVRSEARALGGRVEVASEAGKGAAFTIHLPLTLAVNQVVLVRSGQKTYALPANLVGQVLQVREAELSGAHAAGAIQVQGEAVPLRYLPELLDEPGGVAAQRSAPVLVLGAGVNRLALQVDEVLGNREVVVKNVGPQLARMPGIAGATVLGSGEIVLILNPLLLPVHEQTQRPPQPAMPAQPAHRATVMVVDDSLTVRRVTQRLLEREGYRVLQAKDGVEALELVQAPETRPDLMLVDIEMPRMDGFDLTRNLRDNEATRAIPIIMITSRTADKHRNYAIGLGVDAYFGKPFQEDVLLAAIDGLLS, encoded by the coding sequence ATGAACCACTCTTCGTCCTTGCCCCCGATCCCGTCCAAGCCCGTGGCCCCGTTCGATACCGGTCCCCTGTCGTGGGTGATCGGCGAAATCCGCGACGCCCTCGAGCGTTCGGCCAAGGCGCTGCAGGACGCGGCGGGACGCAGCGTGGAAGCCCAGCCGACCCTGCTGCTGCACGCCAAGACCCATCTGCACCAGGCCCATGGCGCGCTGCAGATGGTGGACGTGGAAGGCGTCGACCGCTTCACCGGCGCGGCCGAGCAGGCGCTCGACCGTTTCAAGGACGGCGCGCTGGCGATCAGCAGCGAGAACGCGGCGGTGGTGGCCGAGGCCTACCAGGCGCTGGTCGAATACCTGGAAGAGCTGCTGGCCGGGCAGGCCAGGCAGCAGCCGGTGCGCCTGTTCCCGTATTACCGCGCATTGCAGGAACTGCTGGGCGCGGAACGCGTGCATCCCGGCGAGATGCTGGTGCTGGATGCAAATGCGGCCCTGCCTCTGCCGGCCGGCGAGGCGGAAGCGCCCGACCTGGCGGCCTGCCGCGCGCGTTTCGAAAAGGCGCTGCTGCCGTTCCTGAAGAGCGGCAGCACGGACGCCGCCGCTGAAATGCGCAATGCCCTGGCGCCGATCGCGCAGGCCCAGCGCGAGGCGCGCCCGCATGCCTTCTGGCTGGCGATGCAGACCGTCGCCGACCTGGCCGCGCACGGCCAGCTGGCCGGCGACATCTATCTCAAGCAGTTGCTCGGCCAGATCAACCTGCAGCTGCGCCGCTTGGTGCAGGGTCATACCAGCCTGCCGGAGGCGATGCTGCGCGACGCCCTGTTCTTCGTCGCCCAGGCCGCGGAGCCGGGCGCCGACGTGCCGGCCGACGATGCGCGCCTGCTGCGCGATGCCTACGGCCTGGAAGGCCAGGTCCCGCGCGACTACCTGGAGCGGCGCTACGGCCGCATCGACCGCGAAGCGCTGAAGGATGCGAAGGAAGCGCTGGCCCAGACCAAGGAAGGCTGGGACCGGATCGCCAGTGCGGACGTGCCGGTGCTGGAAGCCGGTTTCGATGCCTCGCTGGCCAGGCTGGCCGGCGCCAGCGACAAGCTGGGCGCCCCCCAGCTGGCGCAACTGCTGCGCGAACTGGGCGAGGCCGCGCGCCGGGCCTTGAGCGGCGGCGGCAGCGACCGCTTCAGCGTCGAGATGGCGGCGGCCATGCTGTTCGTCGAGCACGGACTCGACCAGGTGCGCCACCTGCCCGAGGATTTCGGCCAGCACGCGCAGGCCGTCGGCCAGCGTCTGCTGGCGCTGGCGCAGGGCGAGACCCCGCCCGAGACACCGGTCTGGCAGGGCGAACTGGCGCGCGAGCTGCAGCAGGGCCAGACCGTGGCCGTGCTGGCGGGCGAGATCCGCACCGGCCTGCGCCAGGTCGAGAAGCTGATCGAGGAATACTACGCGAACCCGGCGCACGATGAGGCAGGCAAGCAGGCGCTGGAACAGGCCGATCCGCTGCTGCACCAGCTGCAGGGCGCGCTTGCCATCCTCGACCAGGACCAGGCCGTGCGCGCCTGCGCGCATGTGCGCGAACGCGTGCGTGCGCTGGCCGCCGGCGAAGCAGATGACGCTGCGCGTGCCCGGGTGCTGGAAAACCTGGCCAGGAACGTCGGCGCGCTCGGCTTCTTCATCGACGCGCTGGCGCAGAATCCCGAGACCGCGCGCAGCCGCTTCCGCTTCGACGCCGAGGCGCAGCTGTTCCGCGAACTGCCTTTCGATGCGCAGGCTGGCGAGGCGCAGGCTGCCGAAGCGCCGATGGAACAAGGGATGCCGGCTGCCGATGCCGTGGCCCCGCCCGCGGCTGAGCTTCCGGCCGCGGCGCCGGAAGCGGCCGCCGATGCGGCGGTCGAAGCCGAGCTGCTGGAGATTTTCATCGCCGAAGCCCACGAAGTGCTGGAGGTGGTGGCCGCCACATTGCCGGCCGCGCACGCCAGCCCGGACAGCCAGGAAACCCTGACCCGCCTGCGCCGTTCCTTCCACACGCTGAAGGGCAGCGGCCGCATGGTCGGCCTGGAGCAGTTCGCGCACGCCGCCGCCGCCATCGAAAAGACGATGAACCTGTGGCTGGCCGAGTCGCGCGCCGCCACGCCGGACCTGCTGGCGCTGCTGGACCATGCGCATGCCGAGCTGTCCGCCTGGGTGGCCGAACTGGCCGCGGGACAGCATCCGGCGCGCACCGGCGAGGCGCTGGCCGCCGCCGCGGAGAGGGTGCAGGAGGGCGGGGCGTTCGCGCCTGTCGCTGAAGCCGAAGTTGAAGCCGAACCCGCAGCGCCGGCGCCGGAACCGGCGCGCGAGGAAACGCTGCCGCCGAATGTGCTCGCCTTCCCGCTGGCCGAAGAGAACCTCAAGCGCATCGGCGGGCTCGAGATCCCGCTGCCGCTGTATAACATCTACCTGGGCGAGACCGAGGACTTGATCGCCGCGCTGGCGAACGACTTCGCGCAGTGGCGCGAGGAACCCCTGCGCGGGGTGTCGGCGCAGGCGTTGAAGGCCTCGCATACGCTGGGCGGCACCTCGGCCACGGTCGGCTTCCATGCGCTGCGCGAGATTGCCTTCGCGCTGGAGGAGGCGCTGCAGGTGGCGACGCCGCCGCTGGGCGAGGAACAGCATCAGCTGCTCGACGAGACCGTGGAGCGGGTGCGCATCATGCGCCAGGTGTTCTCGCTGGGCGAGCTGGCGCCGGCGCAGCCGGAACTGCTGGCGCGCCTGCAGGCCCTGCGCGACGAGCTGGGCCGCAAGAAGGCCGACAGCGTGTTCGACGGCGCCGACGCGGAGCTGGCGCAGCGCCTGGACGCCTTGTTCGCCGCGACCTACGACAGCATCCTGGCCGACCCGCCGCTGCCGGCCGGCGCGCTGCCGCTGAGCCTCGAGCAGGCGCAGCCGGACGCGCCCGCGCCCGGCCTGCGCGCGGCCGAGCCGCAGCCGGTGGATCCGGCCGTGGCCGCCGTCGACGACCTGTTCGACAGCTATTTCGACGATCCGTTTGACGCGCCGAGCCTGGAGCAGGCGGTGGCGCCGGCGCCGGAACCGGAGCCGGAACCGGAGCCCGAGCCGGAACCCGCCGCGGAGCCGGCCGCCGAGGCGATCCGGGAAGCGCCTGACGTCGCGGCGCCCGAGCCCGAGCCCGAGCCCTCGCTGGAACCCGCGCCGGAACCCGTGCTGGCCACCGAGCCCGTCTTCACCGACGAGCTGGACCCGGACCTGCTGCCGGTCTTCATGGAAGAGGCGGCCGACCTGCTGCCGCAGATCGGCAAGGACCTGCGCCAGTGGCAGCAGGACCCGGCCGAGAACACCGTCGCGCACGGCCTGCTGCGCGCCCTGCACACGGTGAAGGGCAGCGCCCGCATGGCCGGCGCGATGCGCCTGGGCCAGCACACGCATGCGCTGGAAACCCAGATCGAGAACATGCTGCACGCCGGCACCACCAGCCCGGCCGCCTTCGACGAGCTGCTGGCCAACTACGACCAGGCGCTGCTGCTGTTCGAACAGCTGCAGCAGCCGGACGGCCAGGCCGCGATGCCGGCCGCGCCGCACGCCCCGGCGGCCGAGGCGCCGCAGCAGGACCGGCGCCAGCAGGACGTGCGCGCGCCGCTGGTGCGGGTGCGCGCCGACATCCTCGACCGCCTGGTGAACCAGGCCGGCGAAGTGTCGATCACGCGTTCCAAGCTGGAGACCCAGGTCGGCTCGCTGAAGTCGGCGCTGGCCGACTTCTCGGACAACCTCGGACGCCTGCGCCGCCAGTTGCGCGAGGTCGAGATGCAGGCCGAGTCGCAGATCGCCTCGCGCCTGTCGATCGCCGGCGAGCGCGAGTTCGATCCGCTCGAATTCGACCGCTTCACGCGCCTGCAGGAACTGACCCGCATGATGGCCGAGAGCGTCAACGACGTCGCTTCCTTCCACGAGGGCTTGAGCCGCACGGTGGATGTCGCCGTCGACGACCTGGCCGCGCAGTCGCGCCTGACGCGCGAACTGCAGCGCGACCTGATGCGGGTGCGCATGGTGCCCTTCGCCAGCCTGTCCGAGCGCCTGTTCCGGGTCGCGCGCCAGACCGCCAAGGAAACCGACAAGCGCGTCAACCTGGACATCCGCGGCGGCGCGGTCGAGATCGACCGCAGCGTGCTGGAACGCATGGCGGCGCCCTTCGAACACCTGCTGCGCAACGCCATCGTGCACGGCATCGAAGCGCGCGCGCGCCGCGTCGAGAGCGGCAAGCCGGAAACCGGCGAGCTGCTGGTGCAGGTCAGCCAGCAGGGCAACGAGGTGCAGATCCGCTTCGCCGACGACGGCGCCGGCCTGGACCTGGAACGCATCCGCGCGAAAGGCGCGGCGGCCGGCCTGCTGGGCGCCGGCGAGTCGGCCTCCGAGCCCGAAGTCGCCGACCTGATCTTCGAACCGGGCTTCTCGACCGCCGATGCGCTGACCGAACTGGCCGGCCGGGGCGTCGGCATGGACGTGGTGCGTTCCGAGGCGCGCGCGCTGGGCGGCCGCGTCGAGGTGGCCAGCGAGGCCGGCAAGGGCGCGGCGTTTACCATTCACCTGCCGCTGACCCTGGCCGTCAACCAGGTCGTGCTGGTCAGGAGCGGCCAGAAAACCTATGCGCTGCCGGCCAACCTGGTCGGCCAGGTGCTGCAGGTGCGCGAGGCCGAGCTGTCGGGCGCGCACGCGGCCGGCGCGATCCAGGTGCAGGGCGAGGCGGTGCCGCTGCGCTACCTGCCCGAGCTGCTGGACGAGCCGGGCGGCGTCGCGGCGCAGCGTTCCGCGCCTGTGCTGGTGCTGGGCGCCGGCGTCAACCGCCTGGCGCTGCAGGTCGACGAAGTGCTGGGCAACCGCGAAGTCGTGGTCAAGAATGTCGGCCCGCAGCTGGCGCGCATGCCGGGCATCGCCGGCGCCACCGTGCTGGGCTCGGGCGAGATCGTGCTGATCCTGAATCCGCTGCTGTTGCCGGTGCATGAACAGACGCAGCGCCCGCCGCAGCCGGCGATGCCGGCCCAGCCGGCGCACCGCGCCACCGTGATGGTGGTCGACGATTCGCTGACCGTGCGCCGCGTGACCCAGCGCCTGCTGGAGCGCGAAGGCTACCGGGTGCTGCAGGCCAAGGACGGCGTCGAGGCCCTGGAGCTGGTGCAGGCGCCGGAGACCCGCCCGGACCTGATGCTGGTCGATATCGAGATGCCGCGCATGGACGGCTTCGACCTGACCCGCAACCTGCGCGACAACGAGGCCACGCGGGCCATCCCGATCATCATGATCACCTCGCGCACGGCCGACAAGCACCGCAACTATGCGATCGGCCTGGGCGTGGACGCCTATTTCGGCAAGCCCTTCCAGGAAGACGTGCTGCTGGCTGCAATCGACGGTCTGCTTTCTTAA
- a CDS encoding methyl-accepting chemotaxis protein, with the protein MGFASKLSMNFLPKDKDDGATVLASPDTQFGIGLMPEASAPAGASGAAVPTGSADDAAQRLGNLGGRKKRAAAAAAAAAQGADEDLRLPLIGHLSLPRQLRILLVAFAVGILVTIFSLWRNAGSGAVASSQTQIASDALMHSQRVGKAAPNAMQGNPDAFSQLQDSRLALGRDLELLAKGGSFNGNEIPAASGDTARQLGKAGAKWKVSDAAAASILKMKPELVGFDKSLKQLDVLSPEMLALTEQILTQRTAHGGSARELAALGRLMMLTQRLSRSASEFLTSGGISPETAFQMGRDTATFRATVDGLLNGNAQLGLAPVREEDLRAKLEEVQSKFDICQKVVASFLDKLSDLTAAKAAEQTIFRDNEDLRAQLSALQGEFRVGEGSKGLWFWLLVAGSIFTLAMAGSISRVMLQDSRNRTRGADARRQEAEAMRLLAQAKEEEAKATNDQNQAAILRLMNELQEVADGDLTVYATVSEDITGAIADSVNYTVEELRGLVVRVIDTAGKVTQASNVAQKISSDLLVAAGQQAREIQDTSSTMLQMAGEITGVSQSANESAEVARQSVAAAQQGSAAVQNAIKGMGEIREQIQETSKRIKRLGESSQEIGEITELISDITEQTNVLALNAAIQAASAGEAGRGFSVVAEEVQRLAERSGEAAKQIGALVRTIQTDTHDAVAAMEKSTQGVVEGARLSDAAGAALADISRVSHRLAELIQGISTATGLQATSANGVAHNMQHILAITGQAQDGTQQTAQSIRELAMLAQELKNSVSRFRVSAA; encoded by the coding sequence ATGGGATTCGCATCTAAACTCTCGATGAATTTTCTCCCCAAGGACAAGGACGACGGCGCCACCGTGCTGGCTTCGCCCGACACCCAGTTCGGCATCGGCCTGATGCCCGAGGCGAGCGCACCGGCAGGCGCATCGGGCGCCGCCGTGCCGACCGGCTCCGCCGACGATGCCGCACAGCGGCTCGGCAACCTGGGCGGCCGCAAGAAGCGCGCCGCCGCCGCCGCGGCCGCCGCGGCGCAGGGCGCCGACGAAGACTTGCGCCTGCCGCTGATCGGCCACCTGTCGCTGCCGCGCCAGCTGCGCATCCTGCTGGTGGCCTTCGCGGTCGGCATCCTCGTCACCATCTTCTCGCTGTGGCGCAACGCCGGCAGCGGTGCGGTGGCATCCAGCCAGACCCAGATCGCCAGCGACGCCCTGATGCACTCGCAGCGTGTCGGCAAGGCGGCGCCGAATGCGATGCAGGGCAATCCCGACGCTTTCTCCCAGCTGCAGGACAGCCGCCTGGCCCTGGGCCGCGACCTCGAGCTGCTGGCCAAGGGCGGCAGCTTCAACGGCAACGAGATCCCGGCCGCCTCCGGCGACACCGCGCGCCAGCTGGGCAAGGCCGGCGCCAAGTGGAAGGTCTCGGACGCCGCCGCGGCCAGCATCCTCAAGATGAAGCCCGAGCTGGTCGGCTTCGACAAGAGCCTGAAGCAGCTCGACGTCCTGTCGCCGGAAATGCTGGCGCTGACCGAGCAGATCCTGACCCAGCGCACGGCCCATGGCGGCAGCGCGCGCGAACTGGCCGCGCTCGGCCGCCTGATGATGCTGACCCAGCGCCTGTCGCGCAGCGCCAGCGAATTCCTGACCTCGGGCGGCATCAGCCCGGAAACCGCGTTCCAGATGGGGCGCGATACCGCCACCTTCCGCGCCACCGTCGACGGTCTGCTGAACGGGAACGCGCAGCTGGGCCTGGCCCCGGTGCGCGAGGAGGACCTGCGCGCGAAGCTGGAGGAAGTCCAGTCCAAGTTCGATATCTGCCAGAAGGTCGTGGCCTCGTTCCTGGACAAGCTGTCCGACCTGACCGCCGCCAAGGCCGCCGAGCAGACCATCTTCCGCGACAACGAAGACTTGCGCGCCCAGCTGTCCGCGCTGCAGGGCGAGTTCCGCGTCGGCGAAGGCAGCAAGGGCCTCTGGTTCTGGCTGCTGGTGGCGGGCTCGATCTTCACCCTGGCGATGGCCGGCAGCATCTCGCGCGTGATGCTGCAGGATTCGCGCAACCGCACCCGCGGCGCCGATGCGCGCCGCCAGGAAGCGGAAGCGATGCGCCTGCTGGCCCAGGCCAAGGAAGAGGAGGCGAAGGCCACCAACGACCAGAACCAGGCCGCGATCCTGCGCCTGATGAACGAACTGCAGGAAGTGGCGGACGGCGACCTGACCGTCTACGCCACCGTGTCCGAAGACATCACCGGTGCGATCGCCGACTCGGTCAACTACACGGTCGAGGAACTGCGCGGCCTGGTGGTGCGCGTGATCGACACCGCCGGCAAGGTGACGCAGGCTTCGAACGTGGCGCAGAAGATCTCGAGCGACCTGCTGGTCGCGGCCGGCCAGCAGGCCCGCGAGATCCAGGACACCTCGTCCACCATGCTGCAGATGGCGGGCGAGATCACCGGGGTGTCGCAGTCGGCGAACGAATCGGCCGAGGTGGCGCGCCAGTCGGTGGCCGCAGCCCAGCAAGGCTCGGCCGCGGTGCAGAACGCGATCAAGGGCATGGGCGAGATCCGCGAGCAGATCCAGGAAACCTCGAAGCGCATCAAGCGCCTGGGCGAATCCTCGCAGGAAATCGGCGAGATCACCGAGCTGATCTCCGACATTACCGAACAGACCAACGTGCTGGCGCTGAACGCGGCGATCCAGGCCGCCTCCGCCGGCGAGGCCGGACGCGGCTTCTCGGTCGTGGCCGAGGAAGTGCAGCGCCTGGCGGAACGCTCGGGCGAAGCGGCCAAGCAGATCGGCGCGCTGGTGCGCACCATCCAGACCGACACCCATGACGCCGTGGCGGCGATGGAGAAATCGACCCAGGGCGTGGTCGAGGGCGCGCGCCTGTCCGACGCCGCCGGCGCCGCACTGGCCGACATCTCGCGGGTGTCGCACCGCCTGGCCGAGCTGATCCAGGGGATTTCGACCGCGACCGGCTTGCAGGCGACGTCCGCGAACGGGGTGGCGCACAATATGCAGCACATCCTGGCGATCACCGGACAGGCGCAGGACGGCACGCAGCAGACCGCGCAATCGATCCGTGAACTGGCCATGCTCGCACAGGAGCTGAAAAACTCGGTGTCGCGCTTCCGCGTCTCCGCCGCATAA